A region of Vitis vinifera cultivar Pinot Noir 40024 chromosome 15, ASM3070453v1 DNA encodes the following proteins:
- the LOC100244411 gene encoding uncharacterized protein LOC100244411: protein MRCKKHPTDLSSGVGVCASCLRERLFSLIAAQAEAQARAQAQGRLAEDRRKSDTHPPPLVFPRSVSPYVCRRKSDDVACGHQLYDTVSQRRFYSTPQVGPTYSNTGTVASFDLFKKKPSKFAFVKSLFRSRSETSESDPRVSRGTTTSSSSSSWLGSIFSGWSKKQSRLCDETNAGGRRVCRMNRGMSPARREDEEDDYDLSPSASGYSSESQAWRRTPTATAPATRRARPTLGRNVSGLAFCMSPLVRASPNRQWNQKGMPPEIGLPGEIRVQTKPNLSTAAAFCANRSRKLADFGRFNHNH, encoded by the coding sequence ATGAGGTGTAAGAAACATCCAACGGACCTGAGCAGCGGCGTCGGCGTCTGCGCATCGTGTCTCCGGGAGCGTCTCTTCTCGCTGATCGCCGCACAGGCCGAGGCACAGGCGAGGGCGCAGGCACAGGGGCGGCTCGCCGAGGATCGCCGCAAATCTGATACGCATCCGCCGCCTCTCGTATTTCCTCGGTCTGTATCTCCTTACGTGTGTCGCCGGAAATCTGACGACGTTGCCTGTGGCCACCAGCTATACGACACCGTTTCTCAGCGACGGTTCTACAGTACTCCTCAGGTGGGCCCCACGTACAGTAATACTGGCACGGTGGCTTCTTTTGATTTGTTCAAGAAGAAGCCGAGCAAGTTCGCTTTTGTTAAGAGTCTGTTCCGATCCAGATCCGAAACGTCCGAATCGGATCCTAGGGTTTCTCGGGGAACGACGACGAGTTCCTCGTCATCGTCGTGGTTAGGTTCGATTTTCTCCGGGTGGAGCAAGAAGCAATCGAGATTGTGTGACGAGACCAACGCCGGCGGGCGCCGAGTCTGCCGGATGAATCGCGGAATGTCCCCTGCGAGGAGGGAGGATGAGGAGGACGACTACGATTTGTCTCCATCGGCCAGTGGATACTCGTCCGAGTCGCAGGCCTGGCGGAGGACGCCGACGGCTACAGCGCCGGCGACGCGACGGGCGCGGCCTACTCTCGGGCGAAACGTGTCAGGATTGGCGTTTTGCATGAGTCCGTTGGTGAGGGCGAGTCCTAACAGGCAGTGGAACCAGAAGGGAATGCCGCCGGAGATTGGCCTCCCCGGCGAGATTAGGGTTCAGACGAAGCCGAACCTGTCGACGGCGGCAGCGTTCTGTGCGAACAGATCAAGGAAGCTTGCTGATTTCGGAAGATTCAACCACAACCATTGA
- the LOC100256535 gene encoding protein TRIGALACTOSYLDIACYLGLYCEROL 4, chloroplastic, which translates to MANLRTAMDAAFWDLDISSPQTLHGAARAVPGDPFPLEGARASRALRVQQLSFLGNGFPLGIIPSFSPTSQKDLGSFSLQSLFLRPSTSNWWLGLTGQFRPKKLISSIKADLSAVDEWELSTFKEVAKHFIDKSLFSFGLCSQLSLTSASSLMVSTEQHGEKKGRRNRVMLFHQLPFHDITLEAAWPELFIDHKGRYWELPESISLGLSSLVSESGLRYRFGIHKNGGHPQSVNAINDEAPSALMPGLCAKAAFSYEKSRDLWRQREKQEDGIVKTERGLVWRPSYDIRLREPHAAISGIIGGTCEAWFGGSREHGDGSSADAKKRSPFGADLFASGCCTFQHGQFRKRYGDLTRVDARLNICSASALAKRVSNLFSSSVNGAKDPLSSPRLNLIFQQQVAGPIVFRVDSKLLLDSSGGRAGPQLEDFTYSLNYSLRLLRSGKVVAWYSPKRKEGMIELRLFEF; encoded by the exons ATGGCGAACCTGAGAACCGCCATGGACGCAGCATTCTGGGACCTCGACATTTCCTCTCCTCAGACACTTCATGGCGCGGCTCGCGCAGTGCCCGGCGACCCCTTCCCGCTTGAGGGAGCCCGGGCCAGTCGAGCCCTCCGCGTCCAGCAGCTCTCCTTTCTGGGCAACGGCTTCCCTCTCGGCATCATTCCCTCTTTTTCACCCACTTCCCAGAAGGACCTGGGCTCCTTCTCCCTCCAGTCCCTCTTCCTCAGGCCTTCCACCTCCAACTG GTGGCTTGGATTAACCGGACAATTTCGTCCGAAGAAATTGATATCTTCCATCAAAGCAGACCTATCTGCGGTTGATGAGTGGGAGCTATCTACATTCAAAGAAGTAGCAAAGCATTTCATAGACAAAtcccttttttcctttggtttatGCTCACAGCTCTCTTTGACTTCTGCATCATCCTTGATGGTGAGCACAGAACAACATGGTGAGAAGAAGGGACGCCGCAACAGAGTGATGCTCTTTCACCAG CTACCCTTTCATGACATTACACTGGAGGCTGCATGGCCTGAGCTATTCATTGACCATAAAGGGAGATATTGGGAGTTGCCTGAATCTATATCCTTGGGTTTGTCTTCCCTTGTTTCTGAATCTGGACTTCGATATCGTTTTGGAATACACAAAAATGGTGGGCATCCCCAGTCTGTTAATGCCATAAATGATGAGGCACCTTCTGCTCTAATGCCTGGATTATGTGCAAAAGCTGCCTTTTCTTATGAGAAGAGCAGAGACTTGTGGAGGCAAAGAGAGAAGCAGGAGGATGGTATTGTAAAGACAGAACGGGGTCTGGTGTGGCGGCCTTCATATGATATACGTCTTAGAGAGCCTCATGCAGCAATATCTGGAATTATTG GTGGTACTTGTGAAGCCTGGTTTGGGGGTTCGAGGGAGCATGGTGATGGAAGTTCTGCGGATGCTAAGAAGAGAAGTCCTTTTGGTGCTGATTTGTTTGCTTCAGGTTGCTGTACATTCCAACATGGACAATTCAGGAAGCGATATGGTGACCTTACCCGTGTGGATGCTCGTCTGAATATCTGTTCAGCTTCAGCTTTAGCCAAGAGGGTTTCCAATCTTTTTAGTTCCTCGGTCAATGGTGCAAAAGATCCATTATCTTCCCCAAGGCTCAATTTGATCTTTCAACAGCAG GTGGCAGGGCCAATCGTGTTCCGTGTAGATTCTAAACTTTTGCTGGATTCTTCAGGTGGAAGAGCGGGACCTCAGTTGGAGGATTTCACATACAGCTTGAACTACTCCTTGAGGCTCCTGCGCTCTGGGAAAGTTGTGGCTTGGTATTctccaaaaagaaaagagggaatGATTGAGCTACGCCTATTTGAGTtctag
- the LOC100251390 gene encoding putative invertase inhibitor: MRLSSSFFLLTLVFLFFIFPAATSCCTKLIDETCKNSSHNDSNFSYRFCKTSLQAAPASRCASLRGLGLIAIRLFRDNATDTRCFIRELLGKKGLDTSVKMRLEDCLDMYSDGVESLTQAIKGYRAGEYFDANVQVSGAMTYASTCEDGFQEKEGLVSPLTKQNDDAFQLGALSLSIMNKQK; the protein is encoded by the coding sequence ATGAGGCTTTCCTCCAGTTTCTTTCTCCTCACCCTCGTATTCTTATTCTTCATCTTTCCCGCAGCAACCAGTTGTTGCACCAAGCTCATAGATGAGACCTGCAAGAACTCTTCACACAATGACAGTAACTTCAGTTACAGGTTCTGCAAGACTTCCCTCCAGGCAGCTCCGGCCAGCCGCTGCGCCAGTCTCCGGGGACTGGGGTTGATCGCCATCAGATTATTCCGGGATAACGCCACCGACACCAGATGCTTCATCAGAGAACTGCTCGGAAAGAAGGGGTTGGACACATCTGTGAAGATGCGTTTGGAAGATTGTTTGGACATGTATTCGGATGGAGTCGAATCCCTAACACAGGCCATTAAAGGGTACAGGGCTGGGGAGTATTTCGATGCTAATGTCCAAGTTTCGGGTGCTATGACTTATGCTAGTACTTGTGAAGATGGTTTCCAGGAGAAGGAAGGTTTGGTTTCGCCGTTGACGAAGCAAAACGACGATGCTTTTCAGTTGGGTGCGCTCTCTCTTTCGATTATGAATAAGCAGAAGTGA